A window of Eubacterium sp. 1001713B170207_170306_E7 contains these coding sequences:
- a CDS encoding YcxB family protein, with the protein MEALYINEPHYTKADTEELLKKNTLGLSKDMTNIKIMGVLIAGMEIIIFLLSGFKIDLISLIGLAALSLVALIELYACNYDRFIFFMTKLKGARLRKVNNVEDEPPVFLFYEDYADCTFMKHLDYSELTNFKEDDLHFVFYCKNIYFVLQKNAFTKGTPENFKEFFLSKTGSTL; encoded by the coding sequence ATGGAAGCGCTATACATAAACGAGCCGCACTACACCAAGGCGGATACTGAAGAACTTCTGAAAAAAAATACCCTGGGTTTATCCAAAGACATGACAAACATAAAAATCATGGGAGTGCTTATCGCCGGAATGGAAATAATCATTTTTCTTTTAAGCGGATTTAAAATTGATCTGATTTCACTCATCGGCTTAGCTGCACTGAGCCTTGTAGCACTCATTGAACTTTATGCATGCAACTATGACCGTTTTATCTTTTTTATGACAAAGCTAAAGGGCGCCAGACTAAGAAAAGTGAATAACGTTGAAGACGAACCCCCTGTATTTTTATTTTATGAAGATTACGCTGACTGTACTTTTATGAAGCATTTGGACTACAGCGAGCTCACTAATTTTAAAGAGGATGATCTTCATTTTGTTTTTTACTGCAAAAATATTTATTTTGTACTTCAAAAGAATGCTTTCACAAAGGGAACACCCGAAAATTTTAAAGAATTTTTTCTGAGTAAAACGGGCAGCACGCTTTAA
- a CDS encoding DUF6323 family protein: protein MMDLMKTAAEVQLVEDTKAVAACNGESEHFGLTLSGEQALAVMEARNESLKKHQRVEIGPCVTKKIIHLFCDSQYIWQDNYVETLKRLQDIFFLYKNECDDLISDDELLTFMQEQFEGVCFGDLDYLETTCLQRFCMAVQAGYRGYRQSGGHEEYLQFDEEPRWDKGLYMQVLRELAWE from the coding sequence ATGATGGATCTTATGAAAACAGCGGCAGAAGTACAGCTGGTGGAGGACACAAAAGCAGTGGCAGCCTGCAATGGGGAGAGCGAACACTTTGGACTTACCCTGTCCGGTGAGCAGGCGCTGGCAGTGATGGAAGCCCGAAATGAAAGCCTTAAGAAACACCAGCGTGTGGAGATCGGCCCCTGCGTCACCAAAAAGATCATCCACCTTTTTTGCGATTCCCAGTATATCTGGCAGGATAATTATGTCGAGACCCTCAAGCGGCTGCAGGATATTTTCTTCCTGTATAAAAACGAATGCGACGACCTGATTTCAGACGATGAGCTGCTGACCTTTATGCAGGAGCAGTTTGAGGGCGTGTGCTTCGGTGATCTGGATTACCTGGAGACCACCTGTCTCCAGCGCTTCTGCATGGCAGTTCAGGCCGGCTACCGCGGTTACCGGCAATCCGGCGGCCACGAGGAGTATCTTCAATTTGATGAGGAGCCCAGATGGGATAAAGGACTCTATATGCAGGTGCTCAGGGAGCTGGCCTGGGAGTAG
- a CDS encoding MurR/RpiR family transcriptional regulator: MASLLSDIRTKYNLLSKTQKTIADYILDNPDATILLSITELANNCSTSETTVMRFLKKLDYDSYQIFRVNLAKELIDSPSETINEEIAEGDSTSDIKRKVIKHTNTAVSDLEYSIDQEDIDQCAEMILDARRVTFFGIGASSAVAIDALHKFGKIGLNVNGFQDSHLMNIHCSHMTPEDVLFVVSHTGESVEVLNAVSLAKENGAKIISLTSFSNSSLAKKSDVFLSSSTNDKKYHSEAMASRIVQLVIVDILYLSVFMQNEAKFYKALNQSRIAVSLNKT; the protein is encoded by the coding sequence ATGGCTTCTTTATTAAGTGATATACGAACAAAATACAATCTGCTCTCTAAAACGCAGAAGACCATTGCGGACTACATACTGGATAATCCGGATGCCACCATTCTTTTGTCCATTACAGAGCTGGCCAATAACTGCAGCACCAGTGAGACCACCGTTATGCGGTTTCTTAAGAAACTGGATTATGATTCCTATCAGATTTTTCGGGTAAATCTGGCCAAAGAGCTGATTGACAGCCCCAGCGAGACCATCAACGAGGAAATAGCCGAGGGCGACAGCACCTCGGATATCAAGCGCAAGGTGATTAAGCATACCAATACGGCAGTCAGTGATCTCGAGTATTCCATTGACCAGGAGGATATTGATCAGTGCGCTGAGATGATACTGGACGCGAGGCGCGTGACGTTTTTTGGCATCGGCGCGTCCTCAGCCGTCGCCATTGACGCGCTGCACAAGTTTGGGAAAATCGGTCTGAATGTCAACGGCTTTCAGGATTCACACCTGATGAACATCCACTGCTCGCATATGACCCCAGAGGACGTGCTGTTTGTGGTATCACATACAGGTGAAAGCGTGGAGGTGTTAAATGCGGTCAGCCTGGCAAAGGAAAACGGCGCGAAGATCATATCGCTGACCAGCTTCAGCAATTCCAGCCTTGCCAAGAAGTCCGACGTGTTTTTATCCAGCTCCACCAATGACAAAAAGTACCACTCCGAAGCCATGGCATCCAGAATCGTCCAGCTGGTGATTGTGGACATTCTATACCTGTCCGTCTTTATGCAGAATGAGGCTAAGTTCTACAAAGCCCTCAACCAGTCGCGGATCGCGGTATCCTTAAACAAGACATGA
- a CDS encoding galactitol-1-phosphate 5-dehydrogenase, translated as MKAVRMYKPGDLRVEDVPKPEMMDDEAMVKVRAVGLCGSDIPRALVYGAHVSPITIGHEFSGEIEAVGKNVKNFKPGDRVVVPPLIPCGKCEWCQKGIYSLCEDYDYYGSRRDGALAEYVSVKESNLLKVPEGVSYEDAATLDPCANAYHGLMRGNFEADDSVCVCGTGPIGLFAAQYAKLCGASQVIAVDVWDEKLDIAKKVGADVVINSLNEDPVEAVKKATGGKGANLVIDFSGVPAAQKQCILMASKMGRVVFLGISHKGLDLSEKEVDTIMRSQLSVIGSWNSFTKPYPGEDWTESLKMFGERGMTARDIISHRLPLDDCPGIFDKIKEGGFFYNKVMFYPWGQE; from the coding sequence ATGAAAGCAGTAAGAATGTATAAGCCTGGGGACTTGAGAGTTGAGGATGTTCCAAAACCGGAAATGATGGACGATGAAGCGATGGTGAAGGTTCGCGCTGTTGGTCTTTGCGGTTCAGATATTCCCAGAGCCCTTGTCTATGGCGCTCATGTTTCTCCGATTACCATCGGACATGAATTCTCCGGTGAAATCGAAGCGGTTGGTAAAAATGTGAAGAACTTTAAGCCCGGAGACCGGGTGGTAGTTCCGCCGCTCATCCCATGTGGAAAATGCGAATGGTGCCAGAAGGGGATTTACTCCTTATGCGAGGATTATGATTACTATGGTTCCAGACGTGACGGCGCGCTCGCCGAGTATGTATCTGTCAAGGAATCCAATCTTTTAAAGGTTCCTGAGGGCGTATCCTACGAGGACGCCGCGACGCTTGACCCCTGCGCAAACGCCTATCACGGACTCATGCGCGGCAATTTTGAAGCGGACGACAGCGTTTGTGTCTGCGGCACCGGCCCCATCGGCCTGTTCGCCGCGCAGTACGCAAAGCTCTGCGGGGCCTCTCAGGTCATTGCGGTTGACGTCTGGGACGAAAAGCTGGACATCGCCAAAAAGGTGGGCGCAGATGTGGTCATCAATTCCTTAAACGAAGATCCAGTGGAAGCGGTTAAAAAGGCCACTGGCGGCAAGGGCGCCAACCTGGTCATTGACTTCTCCGGCGTTCCCGCAGCTCAGAAGCAGTGTATTCTCATGGCTTCAAAAATGGGCCGTGTTGTCTTCCTCGGAATTTCCCATAAAGGCTTAGACTTAAGCGAAAAAGAAGTGGATACCATCATGCGAAGCCAGCTGAGCGTCATCGGCTCATGGAACTCCTTTACCAAACCTTATCCCGGCGAGGACTGGACGGAATCCTTGAAAATGTTCGGCGAACGCGGAATGACCGCCAGGGATATCATCAGCCACCGCCTGCCGCTGGACGACTGTCCGGGTATCTTCGACAAGATTAAGGAAGGCGGCTTCTTCTACAACAAGGTGATGTTCTACCCCTGGGGACAGGAATAA
- a CDS encoding alcohol dehydrogenase catalytic domain-containing protein, with protein sequence MQAFVLNENRALEVRDVPEPQGSDDNIIVKVKSASICGTDMRTFLKGNDKIDVPRVLGHECAGDIVHAGSLAQAHGYHVGDRVTVAPAIGCGECWPCRTGHTNMCDHLTTIGFQYEGVFAPYLEVPAQAIRMNNVIKLPDNIEYDDATLIEPAACALNGQRYMHIEPGDFVVVYGSGMIGCIHAELAFQKGAAKVIIVEPVEKRGKIAMEKVPGVIWVNPFTQDTVAEVERITEGRGANVVITATSVPSVHTEAQVIAAKMGRISLFGGLPGESKGYIDSNLIHYKELQVCGVHATTPDCMREIMQLMETGKLDAKKYIERSIKLENIMDGFTAIRDENIMKVVVHP encoded by the coding sequence ATGCAGGCATTCGTACTTAATGAAAACAGAGCGCTTGAGGTTCGGGACGTTCCCGAGCCTCAGGGCAGTGACGATAACATCATCGTCAAGGTAAAATCCGCTTCCATCTGCGGCACAGACATGCGGACTTTTTTAAAGGGAAATGACAAAATTGACGTGCCGCGCGTCCTGGGCCATGAATGTGCCGGCGATATCGTCCATGCCGGCAGTCTCGCGCAGGCCCACGGCTACCATGTTGGGGACCGTGTGACCGTGGCTCCGGCCATCGGCTGCGGCGAGTGCTGGCCATGCAGAACCGGACACACCAACATGTGTGACCACCTGACCACCATCGGTTTCCAGTATGAGGGTGTGTTCGCGCCTTACCTGGAGGTTCCGGCCCAGGCCATCCGAATGAACAATGTCATCAAGCTGCCCGACAACATCGAATATGACGACGCCACCCTGATCGAACCGGCCGCCTGCGCCTTAAACGGCCAGCGCTACATGCACATCGAGCCCGGCGATTTCGTGGTTGTCTACGGCAGCGGCATGATCGGCTGTATCCATGCCGAGCTTGCCTTCCAGAAGGGCGCGGCAAAGGTCATTATTGTGGAACCGGTTGAGAAACGCGGAAAGATCGCCATGGAAAAGGTTCCGGGCGTGATCTGGGTGAATCCTTTTACGCAGGATACTGTGGCAGAGGTTGAGCGCATCACCGAGGGCCGCGGCGCCAACGTGGTCATCACCGCGACCTCTGTGCCTTCCGTCCATACAGAGGCTCAGGTCATCGCCGCGAAGATGGGGCGTATCTCCCTGTTCGGCGGGCTTCCCGGTGAGAGCAAGGGCTACATCGACTCGAATCTGATCCATTACAAGGAGCTTCAGGTCTGCGGTGTGCACGCCACCACACCGGACTGCATGCGCGAGATCATGCAGCTCATGGAAACGGGAAAGCTGGACGCGAAAAAATACATTGAGCGCTCCATAAAGCTGGAAAACATCATGGACGGCTTCACCGCAATCCGCGACGAAAACATCATGAAGGTTGTTGTTCATCCATAA
- a CDS encoding TIM barrel protein, which yields MNYPKIYLVLDNCFAIKRWVEPETWGPLIKELGFDYIEASFDNEADFFYSPQWYLDEWFDRVKAVEAEQNIRVASFFTGYQTYRTAGLAHPNAKMARHLLEGWVEPAIKRLGARGSGIGFSLHAYPDKVLQDPDLYREETEKVSEIMSEIGKIAKDNGNIPVCVEAMYAPHQTPWTIEGTKRFLRNIYSIDHHPIYTTVDLGHMVGQVRFRKPGRGEIRQSIEAAVKGGAFTEPWLGGDTTYAIWEKAVQNKDTSDAALNAIEADMARYPYLFSFDPADSDPYAWLEQLACYSPIMHMQQTNGVTSSHAAFTKDNNTAGIIDGARLLKAIAKSYETEDTAMPPKAESICLSFEIFASNAEHPREIKKKLKETCAYWRQFIPKDGMPLNELIDLLK from the coding sequence ATGAATTACCCAAAAATATACCTGGTCCTGGATAACTGCTTTGCCATCAAGCGCTGGGTGGAACCGGAAACCTGGGGACCGCTCATTAAGGAGCTGGGCTTTGACTATATCGAGGCCAGCTTTGACAACGAGGCCGACTTTTTCTATTCACCCCAGTGGTACCTCGACGAATGGTTCGACCGTGTAAAGGCTGTGGAAGCTGAACAGAATATCCGGGTTGCCAGCTTTTTTACCGGCTACCAGACCTACCGGACGGCCGGCCTCGCCCATCCAAATGCAAAAATGGCCCGCCATCTGCTGGAGGGCTGGGTAGAACCCGCCATAAAAAGACTGGGCGCACGGGGCTCCGGCATTGGTTTTTCCCTTCACGCTTACCCTGACAAGGTGTTGCAGGACCCGGACCTCTACCGGGAAGAAACAGAAAAGGTTTCGGAAATTATGTCCGAAATCGGCAAAATCGCAAAGGATAACGGCAATATTCCCGTCTGCGTTGAGGCCATGTACGCCCCGCACCAGACCCCCTGGACCATCGAGGGCACAAAGCGCTTTCTCCGGAATATTTACAGCATTGACCATCATCCCATCTACACCACAGTTGATTTAGGGCACATGGTCGGCCAGGTACGTTTCCGGAAGCCCGGCCGCGGCGAGATCCGCCAGAGCATTGAAGCCGCTGTAAAAGGCGGTGCCTTCACCGAACCCTGGCTGGGCGGCGACACCACCTACGCGATCTGGGAGAAGGCAGTCCAAAACAAAGACACCAGCGACGCGGCCCTGAACGCCATCGAAGCCGACATGGCGCGCTACCCGTACCTCTTCTCCTTTGATCCGGCTGACTCTGACCCTTACGCCTGGCTTGAACAGCTGGCCTGCTATTCCCCCATCATGCACATGCAGCAGACCAATGGCGTTACCTCCTCCCACGCGGCCTTTACAAAGGACAACAACACAGCGGGCATCATCGACGGCGCCAGGCTCCTGAAGGCCATCGCGAAATCCTATGAAACCGAGGACACGGCCATGCCGCCAAAGGCTGAGTCCATCTGTCTGAGCTTTGAGATTTTCGCGTCCAACGCTGAACATCCAAGAGAAATCAAAAAGAAATTAAAGGAAACCTGCGCGTACTGGCGCCAGTTTATTCCAAAGGATGGCATGCCGCTCAATGAGCTCATTGATTTACTGAAATAA
- the deoC gene encoding deoxyribose-phosphate aldolase produces the protein MNKQEILGHIDHTLLKAFSTWDQIKALCDDAVEYKTASVCIPPSFVKKAKETYGDALNVCTVIGFPLGYNTTAVKAFEVKDAIANGASEVDMVINIGALKDKDYDYVQNEIAELKKAAGDNILKVIVETCYLTEEEKAKVCELVTNAGADYIKTSTGFGTGGATIEDINLFREHIGPAVKMKASGGVKTVEDLEMFLDAGCDRIGTSSAIGLLKES, from the coding sequence ATGAACAAACAAGAAATTTTAGGCCACATTGACCACACACTTTTAAAAGCATTCTCAACCTGGGATCAGATCAAAGCCCTCTGCGACGACGCGGTGGAATATAAAACCGCCTCTGTCTGTATTCCCCCTTCCTTTGTAAAAAAAGCGAAGGAAACCTACGGCGATGCCCTGAATGTCTGCACGGTCATCGGTTTTCCTCTGGGCTATAACACGACTGCCGTCAAGGCTTTTGAAGTCAAGGACGCCATTGCCAACGGTGCGTCCGAGGTGGATATGGTCATCAATATCGGCGCTTTAAAGGACAAGGATTACGACTATGTTCAGAATGAAATCGCTGAACTGAAAAAGGCCGCCGGCGACAACATTTTAAAGGTCATCGTTGAGACCTGCTACCTGACCGAAGAAGAAAAGGCCAAGGTCTGCGAGCTGGTGACAAACGCGGGCGCAGACTACATCAAAACCTCCACCGGATTTGGAACAGGCGGCGCGACCATTGAGGACATCAACCTCTTCAGAGAACATATCGGGCCGGCTGTCAAAATGAAAGCCTCCGGCGGCGTAAAAACCGTCGAAGACCTCGAAATGTTCTTAGACGCAGGCTGTGACCGCATCGGTACCAGCTCAGCCATCGGACTTTTGAAAGAAAGCTAG
- a CDS encoding NAD(P)/FAD-dependent oxidoreductase gives MYDLVIIGAGVTGCCIAREISKYEVNACVIEKGDDVASGTSKANTGVIHTGLEADPGSLMAKLCVEGNRLMWELSEELDFPVKKNGKFIVCTHEEDLPKLQEQLDHANQNGVPGCRIVPRDEVLKLEPNLTERTVAALYAPTGGVICPFNLAIAMGENANVNGVEFKFETEALDIVKTDGFYTIKTNRGDIQTKAIANAAGVYADKFHNMVSEKKIHITPRKGEYIFFDKSLGTIFNATVVPLPGKMGKGIAASQTIHGNFFVGPTASDVDDKESFQTTQEVLDSLKAIAASPDFLHKNPLPLNKIITSFVGLRAHEDHHEFIVEEVADAENFFDAAGIESPGLTSSPAIGVMLSGIIADKMQLKKKTNFIAKRKGVLKFDSLSNEKKIALIKEKPEYGNIVCRCEMVTEGEIMDAINRPIGAKSMDSVKRRTRAGMGRCQAGFCTPRTMEILARELGVEMTDITKKGGASQLLVSCDKEIGQK, from the coding sequence ATGTATGATCTTGTGATCATCGGCGCCGGCGTCACCGGCTGCTGCATTGCGCGTGAAATATCAAAATACGAAGTAAACGCATGTGTCATCGAAAAAGGGGACGACGTCGCTTCGGGAACCTCAAAGGCCAACACGGGTGTTATCCACACCGGCCTTGAGGCCGACCCGGGCTCTCTGATGGCCAAATTATGCGTCGAAGGTAATCGATTAATGTGGGAGCTCTCTGAGGAGCTGGATTTTCCAGTCAAGAAAAACGGAAAATTCATTGTCTGTACCCATGAGGAAGACCTGCCCAAGCTGCAGGAGCAGCTGGACCACGCCAACCAGAACGGCGTCCCGGGCTGCCGCATCGTGCCAAGGGATGAAGTCCTGAAGCTTGAACCCAACCTCACCGAAAGAACCGTGGCCGCGCTCTACGCGCCCACCGGCGGGGTGATCTGTCCCTTTAACCTCGCCATCGCCATGGGCGAAAACGCCAATGTCAACGGCGTGGAATTCAAATTTGAAACCGAAGCCCTCGACATTGTCAAAACCGACGGCTTCTACACCATTAAGACCAACCGGGGCGATATCCAGACAAAGGCCATCGCCAACGCTGCCGGCGTCTATGCCGACAAATTCCACAACATGGTCAGTGAGAAGAAAATTCACATCACCCCCAGAAAGGGCGAGTACATTTTCTTTGACAAATCACTGGGAACCATCTTTAACGCGACGGTTGTGCCGCTGCCCGGCAAAATGGGCAAGGGCATCGCCGCTTCTCAGACCATCCACGGCAACTTCTTTGTGGGGCCGACCGCATCCGACGTGGACGACAAGGAATCCTTCCAGACCACGCAGGAGGTCCTGGACTCCTTGAAAGCCATCGCCGCTTCACCTGATTTTCTGCATAAAAACCCACTGCCACTGAACAAAATCATCACCTCCTTTGTGGGGCTGCGGGCACACGAGGACCATCACGAGTTCATTGTCGAGGAAGTCGCGGACGCTGAAAACTTCTTTGACGCCGCCGGCATCGAGTCGCCGGGGCTTACCAGCTCGCCGGCCATTGGCGTTATGCTTTCCGGGATCATCGCGGATAAAATGCAGTTGAAAAAGAAAACGAACTTCATCGCAAAGCGAAAGGGCGTCTTAAAATTCGACAGCCTGTCCAATGAAAAAAAAATCGCACTGATCAAGGAAAAGCCTGAATACGGCAACATTGTCTGCCGCTGTGAGATGGTCACCGAGGGTGAGATCATGGACGCCATCAACCGTCCCATCGGCGCAAAATCCATGGATTCTGTCAAGCGCAGAACCCGTGCGGGCATGGGTCGCTGCCAGGCAGGCTTCTGCACGCCGCGCACCATGGAGATCCTTGCCCGGGAGCTGGGCGTTGAGATGACGGACATCACCAAAAAAGGCGGTGCCTCACAGCTTCTGGTCAGCTGTGACAAAGAAATCGGACAGAAATGA
- a CDS encoding FAD-dependent oxidoreductase, whose translation MKSYEIVIIGGGPAGLAAAISARKEGAGDILIVERDRRLGGILNQCIHNGFGLHTFKEELTGPEYAQRFIDEVVDSGIEYKLNTMVVDITEDKVITIMNSTDGLVQLQAKAIVLAMGCRERPRGALNIPGCRPAGIYSAGTAQRFVNIEGFMPGREIVILGSGDIGLIMARRLTLEGATVKVVAEIMPYSGGLKRNIVQCLDDYGIPLKLSHTVVNIKGQERVEGVTIAQVDENMKPIPGTEEDYTCDTLLLSVGLIPENELSSQINVDLDRKTNGPVVNESFETNIPGVFACGNVLHVHDLVDYVSEEAACAGKCAAEYVRQPQKAVQGPVIELVTGQGVSYTVPKTIYLSRMGETLKVRFRVSGVYENSFISVYFGDKRVKHRKKRIVTPGEMEEIELIRQELQAEPDLKQILIKIEEA comes from the coding sequence ATGAAGTCATATGAAATAGTCATCATCGGCGGAGGGCCGGCCGGACTTGCGGCGGCCATCTCCGCCAGAAAAGAAGGCGCCGGCGATATCTTGATCGTGGAGCGGGACCGGAGGCTCGGCGGCATTTTAAACCAGTGCATCCACAACGGCTTTGGCCTGCACACCTTCAAGGAAGAGCTGACCGGCCCCGAGTACGCCCAGCGTTTCATCGACGAGGTGGTTGATTCCGGAATCGAGTACAAGCTGAACACCATGGTGGTGGACATCACAGAAGACAAAGTGATCACCATCATGAACAGCACCGACGGTCTGGTTCAGCTTCAGGCAAAGGCCATTGTGCTGGCCATGGGCTGCCGGGAGCGCCCCAGAGGCGCGCTGAACATACCGGGCTGCCGCCCGGCCGGCATTTACAGCGCCGGCACGGCCCAGCGGTTTGTCAATATCGAGGGGTTTATGCCCGGCCGCGAAATCGTTATTCTGGGCTCTGGAGACATCGGCCTGATCATGGCGCGGCGCCTGACCCTGGAAGGGGCAACGGTAAAGGTTGTCGCCGAGATCATGCCATATTCCGGCGGCCTCAAGCGCAACATTGTCCAGTGCCTGGACGATTACGGCATTCCGCTCAAACTGAGCCATACCGTTGTGAACATCAAGGGCCAGGAACGGGTGGAGGGCGTCACCATCGCCCAGGTCGATGAAAACATGAAGCCCATTCCCGGGACCGAGGAGGATTACACCTGCGACACACTTCTCTTATCCGTGGGCCTCATCCCTGAAAATGAGCTGTCCAGCCAGATCAACGTAGACCTTGACCGTAAAACAAACGGACCGGTGGTCAACGAGAGCTTTGAGACCAATATCCCGGGCGTTTTTGCCTGCGGCAATGTGCTCCATGTCCACGACCTGGTCGACTACGTTTCTGAAGAAGCCGCCTGCGCAGGAAAATGCGCGGCGGAATATGTCCGGCAGCCGCAGAAAGCCGTACAGGGGCCTGTCATCGAGCTGGTCACCGGGCAGGGCGTCAGCTACACGGTGCCCAAAACCATTTACCTGAGCCGCATGGGCGAAACCCTCAAGGTCCGCTTCCGCGTCAGCGGTGTCTACGAAAACAGCTTCATTTCCGTTTACTTTGGCGACAAACGTGTCAAGCACCGCAAAAAAAGAATTGTCACACCAGGCGAAATGGAAGAAATCGAACTCATCAGGCAGGAGCTCCAGGCTGAACCGGACTTAAAACAGATTCTGATTAAAATCGAGGAGGCCTAA
- a CDS encoding DUF1667 domain-containing protein, with product MEKQITCIGCPLGCAVTVTMEQGEITDITGYTCKRGEKYARKEVTHPTRIVTSIVKVNGGDIQMVSVKTESDIPKDKIFDCMEAMREIVVTAPVKIGDIIVPDVCGTGVNVIATKNIDKKAC from the coding sequence ATGGAAAAACAAATTACCTGTATCGGCTGCCCGCTCGGCTGTGCCGTCACGGTCACCATGGAACAGGGGGAAATCACAGACATTACCGGGTACACCTGCAAGCGCGGCGAAAAGTACGCGCGTAAAGAGGTCACGCACCCGACACGGATCGTCACCTCCATTGTCAAGGTCAACGGCGGGGACATCCAGATGGTATCCGTCAAGACAGAATCCGACATACCAAAGGATAAAATATTCGACTGCATGGAGGCCATGCGTGAAATCGTTGTAACCGCACCGGTAAAAATAGGGGATATTATTGTACCGGATGTCTGCGGCACAGGTGTCAATGTGATTGCCACCAAAAATATCGACAAAAAAGCTTGCTAG
- a CDS encoding FGGY family carbohydrate kinase, whose translation MKEKKYVVGIDLGTTSARTVVFDFDGNEIGSGQIMNPLTYPAPGRQECDGDELIKHLYRTTRLAIDNSGVDPEEIAAISTDVFRCTVALRDENGGFTMPIIIWQDMRSAEMIPEVERKLVAAGLSADELYDRCGMPLGGVNPQSNLQWILKNMPEAYEKAATIHTMMGLVTKAYGADDYYDDINDTPWVQLNGPDFQYDPQICAALGIDIHKMAPLRQPGTIIGKVTAEVAARTGLAEGTPIVMGTGDQQSGCLGCGCVREGVGYACGGTAGIVAGKSFNLLRDPSRRCYVLGTPDGAWVMEGVANASGSAFKWFKEQFCDVEQLAAESLDISVYDFLTSVATKSNPGANGLFFLPYFAGAVTPNQNPNARGTYIGMTVGHTKEDFIRATMEGVNYDIRDMLDAMVDGGAPDFDMVRLTGGIFRSELWCQMQADIFNRSCEVVAVEEATALGCAMVAAVGVGIFKDFEEAEKRMVKIRRRYEPNPENVKRYEDAFRTWQQVYKSLSTGAFDQVVAFQDKYR comes from the coding sequence ATGAAAGAAAAAAAATATGTAGTAGGTATCGACTTAGGAACCACCAGCGCAAGAACCGTTGTGTTTGACTTTGACGGCAATGAAATCGGCTCAGGCCAGATCATGAACCCGCTGACCTATCCGGCTCCCGGACGGCAGGAATGTGACGGCGATGAGCTCATCAAGCACTTATACCGCACCACCCGCCTTGCCATTGACAACAGCGGCGTTGACCCTGAAGAAATCGCGGCCATCAGCACAGACGTGTTCCGCTGCACCGTGGCTCTGCGCGACGAAAATGGCGGCTTCACCATGCCCATCATTATCTGGCAGGACATGCGCAGCGCTGAGATGATCCCTGAGGTTGAGCGCAAGCTCGTGGCGGCAGGCTTATCTGCCGATGAGCTGTACGACCGCTGCGGCATGCCCCTGGGCGGCGTCAACCCCCAGAGCAACCTTCAGTGGATTCTGAAAAACATGCCCGAAGCCTATGAAAAGGCAGCCACCATCCACACCATGATGGGGCTCGTCACCAAGGCCTACGGCGCGGACGATTATTACGATGACATCAACGATACCCCCTGGGTACAGCTCAACGGTCCGGACTTCCAGTACGACCCACAGATCTGCGCCGCCCTGGGTATTGATATTCATAAAATGGCGCCGCTGCGCCAGCCGGGCACCATCATCGGCAAGGTAACCGCTGAGGTTGCCGCGAGAACGGGCCTGGCCGAAGGCACCCCCATCGTCATGGGTACCGGCGACCAGCAGTCCGGCTGTCTGGGCTGCGGCTGCGTGCGCGAGGGCGTCGGCTATGCCTGCGGCGGTACTGCCGGTATCGTGGCCGGCAAGTCCTTTAACCTGCTGCGCGACCCGTCCAGAAGATGCTACGTTTTAGGCACACCCGACGGCGCATGGGTTATGGAAGGGGTTGCCAACGCTTCGGGCTCTGCCTTCAAATGGTTTAAAGAACAGTTCTGCGACGTTGAACAGCTCGCCGCCGAATCCCTCGACATCAGTGTTTACGACTTCCTGACCTCTGTGGCCACCAAGTCGAACCCTGGGGCAAACGGCCTGTTCTTCCTGCCTTACTTCGCCGGCGCGGTTACGCCAAACCAGAACCCCAACGCCCGCGGTACCTATATCGGTATGACAGTGGGCCACACCAAGGAAGACTTTATCCGCGCGACCATGGAGGGTGTCAATTACGATATCCGCGACATGCTGGACGCCATGGTTGACGGCGGCGCTCCGGACTTTGACATGGTGCGCCTGACCGGCGGTATCTTCCGCTCAGAGCTCTGGTGCCAGATGCAGGCCGATATCTTCAACCGCTCCTGCGAGGTTGTCGCTGTGGAAGAAGCCACAGCCCTCGGCTGCGCCATGGTCGCCGCTGTCGGCGTCGGCATCTTCAAGGATTTTGAGGAAGCTGAAAAGCGCATGGTTAAAATCCGCCGGCGCTATGAACCGAATCCGGAAAACGTAAAACGCTACGAGGACGCCTTCCGTACCTGGCAGCAGGTTTACAAATCCCTGTCCACCGGCGCCTTTGACCAGGTGGTCGCTTTCCAGGATAAATACCGCTAA